In the Gasterosteus aculeatus chromosome X, fGasAcu3.hap1.1, whole genome shotgun sequence genome, one interval contains:
- the LOC120809528 gene encoding uncharacterized protein LOC120809528: MAAVVGSERAAMEKFGSGGAALLPWTKQMLTVLWEQLRLLLQVIYYTFVSVFQMFRFEVHVRITDETGQRIQHMTTAANQTDSFLFSSLFDGDSGVMVGGANPLSNFCTEVGDPFAGKSSAEALLSTLRADDLCCGMVDVSGSEDAVFLGRQPGWKMGFPGDWNIFVSSGDSSGSNDGCRKTGERAFSQDASEEERSCHWSSEDDQNVMEFDSEESKALWESLSKSSDPYNPFFFSACLSTNEHVGRNKGKAARGDPNLVSSGEETLGPRGLSVWVSRSDSESSWSSWASSEGSSPDMDEESERLLEFFSNPDDPYNPMCFTACTFNSTPPQTTATSVTTVPQPRPSLPSKSDTEEKEGIFPPSSDEEEEALWEGLGQKNDPYHPLNFRARLQSSSASVVPLGDELESVDVHQAPDPHSEESQKTRAAKPALTARKLKRHAHPEKSVVPWKRVERTKQTPPPEKRRGQSGGTRKKVHFSPEVQVHVMRTWPFARQASRKGHWEEMARDRDRFRRRVWEAEQTIGRCLSPDHRDGMRAYLDAASR; this comes from the exons ATGGCCGCGGTTGTTGGTTCCGAGCGGGCTGCGATGGAGAAGTTCGGTAGCGGGGGTGCGGCGCTGCTGCCGTGGACTAAACAGATGCTCACCGTGCTGTGGGAACAGCTCCGACTGCTCCTTCAGGTCATCTACTACACCTTCGTGTCGG TTTTCCAGATGTTCAGGTTTGAGGTTCACGTGAGAATCACAGATGAGACGGGCCAGCGCATCCAGCACATGACCACGGCGGCAAACCAGACCgactccttcctcttctcctcgctGTTCGACGGAGACAGCGGCGTGATGGTCGGCGGTGCCAACCCCCTCTCTAACTTCTGCACCGAGGTGGGCGACCCCTTCGCCGGGAAGTCCAGCGCTGAGGCCCTGCTGTCCACCCTGCGCGCCGACGACCTGTGCTGCGGCATGGTGGACGTCTCCGGCAGTGAGGACGCAGTCTTCCTGGGACGCCAGCCCGGCTGGAAGATGGGCTTCCCAGGCGACTGGAACATCTTCGTGTCGAGTGGCGACAGCTCCGGGTCCAACGACGGCTGCCGCAAAACCGGCGAAAGAGCGTTCAGCCAGGACGCCTCCGAAGAGGAGAGAAGCTGCCATTGGAGCAGCGAAGACGACCAGAACGTGATGGAGTtcgacagcgaggagagcaaaGCGCTCTGGGAGTCGCTGTCCAAGTCCAGCGATCCGTACAACCCCTTCTTTTTCTCCGCGTGCCTTTCGACCAACGAGCACGTGGGGAGAAATAAAGGAAAGGcggcgcggggagaccccaaccTCGTGTCGTCGGGCGAGGAGACGCTGGGGCCGCGAGGCCTCAGCGTCTGGGTCAGCCGCAGCGACAGCGagagcagctggagcagctgggCCAGCTCCGAGGGTTCCAGCCCCGACATGGACGAGGAGAGCGAGAGGCTCTTGGAGTTCTTCAGCAACCCCGACGACCCCTACAATCCCATGTGCTTCACCGCGTGCACGTTCAACAGCACCCCGCCACAAACCACCGCCACCTCCGTCACCACAGTCCCCCAACCACGGCCCTCGCTGCCCTCCAAGTCGgacacagaggagaaggagggcatCTTTCCCCCTTCGTccgacgaggaagaggaggccctGTGGGAAGGTCTCGGCCAAAAGAACGACCCGTATCACCCCCTCAACTTCCGGgctcgcctgcagagctcctcgGCGTCCGTTGTGCCACTCGGAGACGAGCTAGAATCAGTTGATGTCCACCAAGCGCCAGATCCACACAGCGAGGAGTCCCAGAAAACCAGAGCCGCCAAGCCCGCGCTGACGGCGAGGAAGTTGAAGCGCCACGCCCATCCAGAGAAAAGCGTGGTGCCCTGGAAGAGGGTGGAACGAACAAAGCAGACGCCGCCGCcggagaagaggagaggccaGAGTGGCGGCACCCGAAAAAAG GTACATTTTTCTCCCGAAGTCCAAGTCCACGTCATGCGGACCTGGCCGTTCGCTCGCCAGGCGTCTCGCAAAGGACACTGGGAGGAAATGGCGCGCGACCGGGACCGCTTCCGGAGACGGGTCTGGGAGGCGGAGCAGACCATCGGCCGCTGCCTGTCCCCCGACCACCGGGACGGGATGCGCGCCTACCTGGACGCTGCCTCGAGATGA
- the rps13 gene encoding small ribosomal subunit protein uS15, which yields MGRMHAPGKGLSQSALPYRRSVPTWLKLTSDDVKEQIFKLAKKGLTPSQIGVILRDSHGVAQVRFVTGNKILRILKAKGLAPDLPEDLYHLIKKAVAIRKHLERNRKDKDAKFRLILTESRIHRLARYYKTKRVLAPNWKYESSTASALVA from the exons ATGGGTCGCATGCACGCTCCCGG AAAGGGCCTGTCCCAGTCAGCTCTGCCTTACAGGCGCAGTGTTCCCACT TGGTTGAAGCTCACATCTGATGATGTCAAAGAGCAGATCTTTAAGCTGGCCAAAAAAGGCCTGACCCCCTCTCAGATTG GTGTGATTCTGAGGGACTCCCATGGTGTGGCCCAAGTACGTTTCGTTACTGGCAACAAGATTCTGAGGATCCTTAAGGCCAAGGGCCTGGCCCCTGACCTGCCTGAGGATCTCTACCACCTCATCAAGAAGGCGGTGGCCATCAGGAAGCATCTGGAAAGGAACAGAAAG GATAAGGATGCCAAGTTCCGCCTGATTCTCACTGAAAGCAGGATCCACAGGCTGGCCCGGTACTACAAGACCAAGAGAGTGCTGGCCCCCAACTGGAAGTA CGAGTCCTCTACAGCTTCTGCTCTGGTGGCATAA